In Gemmatimonadetes bacterium T265, one DNA window encodes the following:
- the phoB gene encoding DNA-binding response regulator, translated as MTTTAGAGARVLVVDDEPDIVALVAYHLARSGYQVATAATGAEALAQAGRERPALVVLDLMLPDRSGFDVLEQLRAAEDTRRVAVLMLTARGGEADRIRGLSLGADDYLAKPFSPQELVLRVGAILRRVATAPPAPAADAREGATEEGDVLAIGPIRIDRAAMTVDADGRRVDLTPTEFRLLVMLAERRGRVQARTHLLETVWEAAPDIQTRTVDMHVQRLRAKLGAAGELIETVRGFGYRLRAGAAAGAPPR; from the coding sequence GTGACGACCACCGCCGGCGCCGGGGCGCGCGTGCTCGTCGTCGACGACGAGCCCGACATCGTCGCGCTCGTCGCCTACCACCTCGCGCGCTCCGGCTACCAGGTCGCGACCGCGGCGACCGGTGCCGAGGCGCTCGCCCAGGCCGGGCGCGAGCGGCCCGCGCTCGTCGTGCTCGACCTCATGCTCCCCGACCGCTCGGGCTTCGACGTGCTCGAGCAGCTGCGCGCGGCCGAGGACACACGCCGCGTGGCGGTGCTCATGCTCACCGCGCGCGGGGGCGAGGCCGACCGCATCCGCGGCCTCTCGCTCGGCGCCGACGACTACCTCGCGAAGCCGTTCAGCCCGCAGGAGCTGGTGCTGCGGGTGGGCGCGATCCTCCGGCGCGTGGCGACCGCGCCGCCCGCGCCGGCCGCCGACGCGCGGGAGGGCGCGACGGAGGAGGGCGACGTACTCGCCATCGGCCCGATCCGCATCGACCGCGCGGCGATGACGGTCGACGCCGACGGGCGGCGCGTCGACCTGACCCCGACGGAGTTCCGTCTGCTCGTCATGCTGGCCGAGCGGCGCGGGCGCGTCCAGGCGCGGACGCACCTGCTCGAGACGGTGTGGGAGGCCGCGCCCGACATCCAGACGCGCACGGTCGACATGCACGTCCAGCGGCTGCGCGCGAAGCTCGGCGCCGCGGGCGAGCTGATCGAGACGGTGCGCGGGTTCGGCTACCGGCTGCGCGCCGGCGCCGCCGCCGGGGCGCCGCCGCGCTGA
- the gppA-2 gene encoding exopolyphosphatase, giving the protein MTADPSAPPPAATRIAAVDIGSNSIRSIVADVSPDGAIRVVDEMKAMPRLGLGVDRTGLLGEGPMLAALDALQRMAALAAQFKAERVEAVATSAVRDAANGGAFLERVREATGLRVRLLTGDEEARLSFRSARAHFELGAGRTVVADIGGGSLELALAAEGLLDRLVSLPFGAIRATEQFLADVDPKHPARGREALRELRRAVRWAIRDELSVKDWRGARVIGSGGTYTNLAAVLNARAGVQGAGMKSRHGTVVPRAEAEHVLDQLAALGPAERRAVPGLNPERADIIVAGLAVAAEVLAVFEARELLVSGYGIREGLLLEAAAVAPNAPADPAAARERSVRAFAERCHYEQPHADQVRRLALRLYDQLAARLGCEPGDREVLADAALLHDVGYQINYEKHHKHSYHLVRHADLQGVSPTEQVAIANVARYHRGAAPKRTHANFGALDRALRRRVRRLSALLRVADGLDRGHAGAVGDVEVAVGGGRVRVGVTPASSEAPLQLELWGAERKAGLLERLLGKPVVFAAPAADADA; this is encoded by the coding sequence ATGACCGCCGACCCCAGCGCCCCCCCGCCCGCCGCCACCCGGATCGCCGCCGTCGATATCGGCTCCAACTCGATCCGGAGCATCGTCGCCGACGTCTCGCCCGACGGGGCGATCCGCGTCGTCGACGAGATGAAGGCGATGCCCCGCCTCGGGCTCGGCGTCGACCGGACGGGTCTGTTAGGCGAGGGGCCGATGCTGGCCGCGCTCGACGCGCTGCAGCGCATGGCCGCCCTCGCCGCGCAGTTCAAGGCCGAGCGCGTCGAGGCGGTCGCGACGAGCGCCGTGCGCGACGCGGCGAACGGCGGCGCGTTCCTCGAGCGGGTGCGCGAGGCGACGGGGCTGCGCGTGCGCCTGCTGACCGGCGACGAGGAGGCGCGCCTCTCCTTCCGGTCGGCCAGGGCGCACTTCGAACTCGGCGCCGGGCGCACCGTGGTCGCCGACATCGGCGGCGGCTCGCTCGAGCTCGCGCTCGCGGCCGAGGGATTGCTGGACCGGCTCGTCTCGCTGCCCTTCGGCGCGATCCGCGCGACCGAGCAGTTCCTCGCCGACGTCGACCCGAAGCACCCGGCGCGCGGGCGCGAGGCGCTGCGCGAGCTGCGGCGCGCGGTGCGCTGGGCCATCCGCGACGAGCTGTCGGTCAAGGACTGGCGCGGGGCGCGGGTGATCGGTTCGGGCGGGACGTACACGAACCTCGCGGCCGTGCTCAACGCGCGGGCCGGCGTGCAGGGCGCCGGCATGAAGTCGCGCCACGGCACGGTCGTCCCGCGCGCGGAGGCCGAGCACGTGCTCGACCAGCTCGCCGCGCTCGGCCCCGCGGAGCGCCGCGCCGTGCCGGGCCTCAACCCGGAGCGCGCCGACATCATCGTCGCGGGGCTCGCGGTCGCGGCCGAGGTGCTCGCGGTGTTCGAGGCGCGGGAGCTGCTGGTGTCGGGCTACGGGATCCGCGAGGGGCTGCTGCTCGAGGCCGCGGCCGTCGCGCCTAACGCACCGGCCGACCCCGCCGCGGCGCGCGAGCGCTCGGTGCGCGCGTTCGCGGAGCGGTGTCACTACGAGCAGCCGCACGCGGACCAGGTGCGCCGGCTCGCGCTCCGCCTCTACGACCAGCTCGCGGCGCGCTTGGGCTGCGAGCCCGGCGACCGCGAGGTGCTGGCCGACGCGGCGTTGCTGCACGACGTCGGCTACCAGATCAACTACGAGAAGCACCACAAGCACTCGTACCACCTCGTGCGCCACGCCGACCTGCAGGGCGTCTCGCCGACCGAGCAGGTCGCGATCGCGAACGTGGCGCGCTACCACCGCGGCGCGGCGCCGAAGCGGACGCACGCGAACTTCGGCGCGCTCGACCGCGCGCTGCGGCGGCGCGTGCGGCGGCTGTCGGCGCTGCTGCGCGTCGCGGACGGGCTCGACCGCGGGCACGCGGGCGCGGTCGGGGACGTCGAGGTAGCGGTGGGCGGCGGGCGGGTGCGGGTGGGGGTGACGCCCGCGTCGTCGGAGGCGCCCCTCCAGCTCGAACTGTGGGGGGCGGAGCGAAAGGCGGGGCTGCTGGAGCGCCTGCTCGGCAAGCCCGTCGTGTTCGCCGCGCCGGCCGCGGACGCGGACGCCTAA
- a CDS encoding integron integrase has protein sequence MSDPVPCPPAPPVGHTPRAAPDASGPPTPVWLVDEMRRVLRPRHYSRRTEASYVAWVRRFVRFHRGRHPRALGARDVERFLSHLAVDGRVAPSTQNHALAALLFVYRDVLGVPLGLAEQAVRAKARPHVPVVLSRAEVWRVLDALSGVSALVGTVLYGAGLRLTEALSLRVQDVDLARGELTVRGGKGGKDRRTVLPAAASAGLAAHLVRVRALQARDVAGGVRVPLPHALARKYPRAAGEWPWYRVFPARREYRAPDGGRLRLPLHASAVQRAVTAAVRAAGVGKRASCHTFRHSFATHLLEDGYDLRTVQALLGHRDVRTTMLYTHVLNAGGLGVRSPADRPRPGASARLVGTRAPDAAFGAGRNVTRGA, from the coding sequence ATGTCCGACCCCGTCCCGTGCCCGCCCGCCCCGCCTGTCGGGCACACGCCGCGCGCCGCGCCGGACGCGAGCGGGCCGCCGACGCCCGTGTGGCTGGTCGACGAGATGCGCCGCGTGCTCCGGCCCCGGCACTACAGCCGGCGGACCGAGGCGTCGTACGTCGCGTGGGTGCGCCGGTTCGTGCGCTTCCACCGCGGCCGGCACCCGCGCGCGCTCGGCGCACGCGACGTCGAGCGGTTCCTGTCGCACCTCGCGGTCGACGGCCGGGTCGCGCCGAGTACGCAGAATCACGCGCTGGCGGCGCTGCTGTTCGTGTACCGGGACGTGCTGGGCGTTCCGCTCGGCCTCGCGGAACAGGCGGTCCGGGCCAAGGCGCGGCCGCACGTGCCGGTGGTGCTGAGCCGCGCCGAGGTGTGGCGCGTCCTCGACGCGCTGTCGGGCGTGTCCGCGCTCGTCGGGACGGTGCTGTACGGGGCGGGGTTGCGGCTCACCGAAGCGTTGTCGCTCCGCGTGCAGGACGTCGATCTCGCGCGCGGCGAGCTCACGGTGCGCGGCGGGAAGGGCGGGAAGGATCGTCGGACGGTGCTGCCGGCCGCGGCGTCGGCCGGGCTCGCGGCGCATCTGGTCCGGGTTCGAGCGCTCCAGGCGCGCGACGTGGCGGGCGGGGTGAGGGTCCCGCTTCCGCACGCGCTCGCGCGCAAGTACCCGCGGGCGGCGGGGGAGTGGCCGTGGTACCGGGTGTTCCCGGCGCGGCGCGAGTACCGTGCGCCGGACGGGGGGCGACTTCGGCTCCCGTTGCACGCGTCTGCGGTGCAGCGGGCGGTGACGGCGGCCGTCCGTGCCGCGGGGGTCGGGAAGCGAGCGAGCTGCCACACCTTTCGGCACAGTTTCGCGACGCACCTGCTCGAGGACGGGTACGATCTGCGGACGGTTCAAGCGTTGCTGGGGCACCGGGACGTGCGCACGACGATGCTGTACACGCACGTGTTGAACGCCGGCGGGCTGGGGGTGCGGAGCCCCGCGGACCGTCCTCGTCCGGGCGCGTCGGCGCGCTTGGTAGGGACGCGGGCCCCCGACGCAGCGTTCGGCGCGGGGCGCAATGTGACGCGGGGTGCGTGA